CCCGAGCGCCCGCACGGGATCTTGCCCTTCTTGTGCAGGAAGTAGAGCGCACTGCCCAGGACAGCCAGCAGCAGTAGGCACGGGATGACCACCACGATGATCACGCGGCCCCCCTCCGCTACACAAAGGCACAAGGACAAGCGATTCGACGCACGGGGGCCTTGCTTGACAACAAAAAGGTACTTGGATTTTTATTCGTGAACATCAACTGCTGACTGCGGGTGAGCAACTAAAATCAACTTGGCAATACAAATGTGACAGAATGTTGTTTAGTTCGCGAAAAAACGTGCAAGCGGATGGCACGCCGCTTCGATACTGTAATGAGTGAGAATTTTCACCCGGTCATTCAAAGGCCCGCCATGTTCTCTCGATGCAAAAGAGAATATTTAATCCACCCTCAGGCGAGAGTCCCGCAACGAGAGCTCGAGATCATCAATAAGGCATGGAGCGGGTCCTCAAAGCCTTTTGCTGTCAaacgaggaggaggcggaggaggacaGACAGTGTTTGGTGAGGCGGCCATGAAATGAGCCAGTGGGCCAGTGAACAATCATCTTACCAGAAGAGAAGGGCACGCCGGAGGTGACCAGGGGAACTGCGAATAAGTAGAACAACACACTTTTACACGCTacttcatacacacacaaacacctgCGTTCGTACTGAGGCCAAAAGCGTCAAAGTATTCCTTTGGTGCCAAACAACGAGGATGAAGTGAATTGAGGAGCTTCAATAGGGCAAAAGttagtgctttgctgccatcgTGCATCATCTTGCTTGCGAAGGTGAACTGAGTTTGACTTAAAGACAattggctgccctcttgtggcatcAATAGGCAATTACAATGTCTACAAAGCAACTCGCCTTTCGGCCAAGACACAGTTCGACTTTGATTGTGGCAAAAGTACTTTTGATTTGCTCACGCACCCCATCTCGTAGTATTGGGCTTACCAGCTTTGATGCTAAAAGCTCTGACGTCAGCACCGAAGCGGTTGGAGGCGTTGCATGCAACGCCGATGTCCGAGTTGACAGCGACACTCACCACGCTGCGGGTAGCGTGGTCACCGGACTCGCTTAACACCTCACGCCACATCTGCGGTGGCAAAGCGCAGGTCAGCGGGCCGCTGCTGTTGCGGCAGAAGCAAAAGCAGCGGCGAGTCACCGGGCCGCCGTCGAAAATCCACTCAATGCTGGGCGCAGGGTGGCCGCGGGCCTCGCAACTCAGGTTGAGCGTCCTGCCTAGCGCCTCGTCCAGGTGCACCTCCCGTTCCTCGCCCACTAACTGCGGAGCGCCTGCGCAGCAGAGAGGCATGACACACTAGCTCGCGTGGCgcaggactttttttctttggggtGGGGACTGACCGTGGACGACGATGTGGATGGAGCCGCTGGTGTGCAAGGTGGGCAAGTCGGGAACGCTCACCTCGCACACAAACTCTCCGGCCGTCTCGTAGGTGGCGTCCTGGAGACGGAGCGTGTTTCCCACACCTACTATCTGGCCGCCCTGCTTGCACATTCAGTTCATGGTTTTGACACACTTCAGCACCACACGTCATGTTCCAGTCTGGCTTGGCTTTTCGGACTGTTGGCCCCCGCCGCGTCCTGTGCTCGGGTGAAGCCCCAAGCCGCCCGCCCGGGCACTACTTTGAAACTTGGGCCTACAAACCTTGTACCAGGCAGTCGATGTTTTCAGGGAGGACAGAGCGTTGCACGATGCGGTCAGATCTTCCCCTTTGAACATGGCCTCAGCTTCTTTGGGCACCACCACAGCGGGGTCCAGGTCTGAACACGCATCAGCACGGAGGATTTGTCAAGTGgatcctgtgtgtgtgtgcgcgtgcgtgcatgtgtgtgtgtgtgtgtcctcacagtGCACTTTGAGCTCCACCTCTCCTTTGAGCTTGGTGCTGTCCTGGGGTTGACAGCGGTAGAGGCCACGGTCCGCGCGCGACACCGCCCACAGCATCAGGACGTTGCCGTTACTGTCCAAGTCCTCCTCCGCACCGAGCTCCTGCCGCAAACATTGATAAGTGGTCCCCTCAAACCAAGAAGTGGACTTTGCATCGGGAAGCTCTTTGCCAAAGAGCCGCCACTCTTTGGAATTGGCTGCATTTCCAGGCTGAGGCCGCTAGCTCAAAGTTAGCTTGTTGGCTAGCACTTGAGCTGGATGGAGTGCGGCGTGCCAGGCATTAACGGGTTTCGCACCAATGGGCAGAGCAGAGATCCCAGCCCAGCTCTCGGGAGAATTtttggacagaaaaaaagcccccctccccttctcaTTCTTACTCGTTCTCTGCTGAAATTGAAGGTCGGTGAGGGGTTGCCATCGCCGTGGCAACGCAGCAACACAGTGTCGCCCTCCTTGATCAAGCCCTTGGGCGACTCCCTCCACAGCTCCACCATGGTGGCTGGGTCtgtggcgcacacacacatgcttgcAAAGTCTCACTTCGGCGAGTGTGTGAACAGTCTGAGTGTGTTGATGGCAATTCCAACTCGCTTATGCGTGGACTCACAGTGAATGGTAACGCCGACAGCGGCGGACTCAACGGTCCTGATGGCGCTTGGCACCAAGAAGCTGACCTCGCAGGAGAAGTTGGCATCCTTGTCCTCCTTGAGCACCCGGTACTCCAGCGTGCTGCGCACCGAGTACAAGCCGCTCGACTCCACCGTGTAGACAGTCCGCACATTCACACCTGATCACAAGCGGCCACCTCAGAGACGGGGCACTGCAAATCACAACGCGCCAACGACGGCGTGGCTTACTTCCCACCGAAGGCACCAGAGGCATCTTGTCCTTGTACCACCTGATGTTGGCCTTGGGAAAACCGTTGCGGGCCTCGCAGGTGGCCACCTAAAGGTGGCGGCGCCAGTTAGTCTGGCGCGGTTAGTCTCGCGTGGGAGTCCAAAGCCACTCACCTCGGACGGCGCCTCGGCATTAACGCTTATCCCGGCTCGGACGCCCTGGATGAGCGGAGCCTCCGGAGGAGCTGGAGCGGAAGCACACACGTCACTTTAAGTGTTCTCAAGGCGTGGCCTGACGACGTCGGCGCTTTCGCCGCGCTTCCTCACCAAAGACCCTGAGGCGTGTCTTGCTCTCGGCGGCGCCGGCCGAGACGCCGTTCACCTGGCAGATGAAGTCCCGCTCGTCGGACAGCTGCACTTCCTGGACGGTGAGGCGAGTGGCGCGCTGGTCCACGGCCACCCGGATGCGAGCGCTGAACTCAGTGCCCTCGTCCGCCACGTCGTCGTTCTCATCGACATAGTAGATGCGCATGCGGGAGCTGCTGACCCGGTCTTTCTGTGGACGGCGGTTGCGGACGTCACAAGTGCTTTTCATGCGGGAATCGCGCGCTGACGACGCGGACGACGATCCAAGGAAGCAAGGCAAAATGGAACAATCGACCGTCTGTGGAATTTGCGGTCACGCACCACAAACCACTGGAACATGACGAATTCTGGAAGGCTGTCCGCTTGGCTGAAGTTGTACTGGCAGGGGATGTGGGCCGAGTCACCCAGGTACACCTCCACCGTCTCCTGCATGCTCACCTCCACTCGAGCGCACActgaaaatacacacaaagcaTCCCTAAGCGccgtttgggggggggggggggggggcacaagaCAGATGAGAACAGAAGcagaacaaagaaaaagcttCCTGCCTGTTCTCTGTACTTTTCGGTCTGGCTTCCTTCCATCTGGCCGACAGACACGTCTTGGCCTCCAAAACAGTTTCACGGACACGATGGCCAAAATTCAGGCCAAAATTCAGGCCAAAAAAGGCGACACAGGACTGTCAAATCGCTTAGCCAAGTTGTTCTCCAGCCATGTTGGCTGCTCTGATTTCACACGCAGTTAAGAAATAAATTTGGCCCACAAAATCTGGCTGGCTGGAGGAGAGAGACTCTTGCGCTCCACTTGCGCTGCCAGATCAAACTCCTTGATTTATTTCCATTAATCAAAGAGCCTGTTTTTTGACTAATACCTCACGACTGGTTGTGgcgacatcttttttttttttttgatgcctCTGTCTTAATGCGCCGAAAGTACTCAGCCACCGCCGTTGGACAAAGCCAAGCGACAAGAGCTGGACCTTGGGGTCCTTCTCGACGTTTTGCGCTTTTGCTAAAGCAGAGCAAGCATGAAGAGAGACGCCCAGTTGCCCCCGTCTGGCTCGCCATGCCCCCAGTGGCAGCCCGCCCGCCTCGTTCTGTCCCCCTTTTctcccgcccgcctgcccacCCTTCCTCGTCGCGTTGGGCGCTCAGCCAAGCATTTCTCAAAGACAACGGCTGAGccattgtcccccccccccatctggGTGGACCACATGCctccgcacagaaaaaaagactcaCGCCAACCGCAAGACGAGAGGTAAAAAACAGTTCACGGTGCGctcaagctgtttttttttcagtcagccccaaaaatgacaaaatatatttgcacaaaaaatattgttgctCTTTGGGGCCGCATTGCTCCAACTTTTGGGCTAATCCGCTTAGCGCTGGGGGGTTGTCGAGGATTTAACCAAACTGGGTCTGCTTCTTATCTCTTCCCATTGTGCTTTTATGTGGCAAGTGCGCACGGGCCGTGATCTACGGACCCTGACGACCAAAAGTCCCACCTGTATGTGAGCAATCTTGACAGTGACTTGCCTGATTcatcagaaaacaaaaaaaacagcaacaaagacGATGATTTGAATGCGCTGACAGGATCGGTCCCGTCGTGCGACTGCTTATCAGCACACGAGAGAAGACACGCCGGCGACGCACAATGTGGCCTTTCACAACAGACCTTTGAGGAAGCCAGAGGCCGTCGAAAGGCTAAGGTGAAGAATTCACCGCTTACACAAAATCAATCTTAGATGATTGCAAAGGTTGCGCGTGCCGACCGGAACGGTGCTAAAGCCAAAATGAAGTCGACGCAGAGTCACATCAAGGAAAGACGACACCAATAAGCAGGCAATAAGGAAATTACGACGACGACCCAAAACGAATTTGCTATCGGGGGactcagacaaaaacaacGCCTCCAAGTAAGAAGTCTTTATCCAATATTGATCAATTGCAAATGAAAGAGCAAAACGCTGAGTGCTATGTACAGCCCAGCAGCCGCCAGCCTCCAATCATCAACGTCATCATTCATTGCTCCCAAACCAAAAGAATTTGCACCGTTTATGAAAAGAAAGTGGATTCCAAAGTAAACTGAATAGGAGCCTGTGCGAGCTCATCTGTGCCAGGGTCAAAGGCCAactgctggaaaaaaacaaatctggcAAGTCGTCGTTAGGGGGACACGACCGTCCTCGCTGGCCGGCTCGAGAGTTTCACGTGATGTCATGCTTGGCATGAAAGCACACTTTGGCTGATACAGCCGGACGCCGAGCAAAGTTAACTTCGGCATGAAAGCACACGTTGGCTGATTGACATTCGGACACCGAGTAAAGTTAACTTCTAGACTTTGGGGAGGTGGGCCAAGAGAGGCTCCATCAGACCgtgcaaaggaaaaaaagcaggagGTCCTCCACGCGCTTTAACACCTGCCGGACGGACAAAGCGCAGTCTGACATCAAAGCGAGGACAcccgcgtgcacacacatgcgcagaGCTaagcagagcagagttttCGGGAGCACAATGAAGCACAAATCTCCCGGAGGTGCGTTCCCGCAGTGACGGTTTGCGAGGAGCGAGCAAGTCCACTCTTCTTTGGCACACAAGAGTGAGGGATAAGCGAGTGCGAGAAATCTCCTCACAGGCAGCTCCTTATGCAATTTCAGATCCGTGACCCCCTTTGGGTCCGGAGCGTTGTCAATTGCATATCGGTGCCGTGACATGAAAAACTTCCACGGAAAAATGGATCCTGTGCCAAACAAAGGCCACTGGCAGGCCGCTGGCCCACCACGGGCCCATCCCTTTGATCCCGTCGGCCAGACACCAGGGGATTCGGCGGGATCAAAACTCTGATGCCACACCTTCCCCCAGCCAAGATGCTTGACGTCAAAGAGAAAATCGTAGCAATCGGACGCACTGCTGCGATAATGAGGGAGCGGGCgactccccccccaccccgcccgCAGACGGCCATGCCCAATTCAACAGCACAATTACCAGTTGAAAGCACAACCGCCACGATGGTCACACCTCGGTTGCAATAGAGCTGACAAGCTCAGATAAACCTCCACATTTCTTGACACGTCAGATTAAAATAATCCGGCGCGGCTGAGTACAAAAGTCCTTCAAAGACACGGAAACAGTGCTTTCAAACGAGCTCATGATTGGCTTGATAAGTCCGATCCGGCAGACCAAAAAGCAAGCGGAGAACTCCCGTGAACAAATCCAGcgtttgttgacattttcttcCGATTGTTGTGCAAACACCACCGGCGGGCGGTCATGGCGCAAAGCACGCCGGCGCTAAGGGCCGCCTCCTGCCCCCACAACGTATTGACCCAACAAACAAATGTCCCTGAAAAACAGTAACAGTGAGCAAGACTCCATCTTGTTTGCGGCCCTTTGCCGACTGCGAGCAGCACAATGCCATTGCGCTTTCGGCCATCTGCACAATGGCGCCTTGGAGGATTGAAATCAGTGTTCCGGGCCTCCGCTGGGCAGCAGATGCCAACCTGAAGCCTGCAGCGTTGTGAGTCTTAAGGGGGCCTTGCTGAGTCACACTCTGGCTTACTCAGCGTCAGCACGTTTAGTTGGCCACGcctttgaaaaatattgactTTGGATTCAGTTAACATACATTTCATCACTGTACGGACAAGACAAGTTATGAAAACATCATCTGTTGATTTATGAAATGTAGCTCCCTCTGCATGGGATCTGCTTGATCAATACCAATGCATATTATATGAGCGGAACTCAGGGCGTGCTTTGCAGTGCTCACTGACGAGCTCCTCTGCTTGTCTCTCCGTGCTTcaatcgggggggggggggggggggggggggcaaaggcAGACTCCCGACGCTCAGGTGGATTGCATACCAGCTTTCATCAGACACCTTTTCAAAAGACACCGGCCGTGCCCAGTGGGCGCTAAATGACCCGAAAAGTCCCGTCCGCCCATATGAATCCCGATTGTGACATCTTGTACAAAACTGGTTCATGGCAATTTTGGTGTAACTGCAAATGGGTTGAACTTTAGAGCCACTCTAATTTTTAAGCATGCCGTGTAGGACGAGGGACAGCATGCAGTCATTGTAAATCAACAGCTGCAAATTCTTTCACCGGCGCTCTTAGTTATGCGATCCAGGGAGACACTTAAAGAGATTAGCCCtctggggaaaaaaggaaCGACAACATGAGGAAAGGCGGCGGATGGCTGCACAGTTTGCGGTGAGGGCGGGATGAAGCTCATTAGCGCAATAGCAAAACGGACTCGGAGTGAATATTCATGTGCTGCCCGTGTAAAAAAGGTCTTTTGGACTTCAAAGTTGGCGCTGGAGCTGGCCTGGTTTCGAATTTGCCAACAGATGCTGACGCTGGTGCGGTAACGAGTGCGTGGGCAGGTGGGTGGCTGGCAGCGCACCCAACATCGCAGCGGAGTCACACAACTTTCAGCTTGCTAAGTTGACACTTTGCGTGTTGAttgaaaatgaacacaaatcgTGGTCATTTTCAATGACAGCTTCTTCGGATTAAACCCCATTGAGTCCAAATACTCAATCGATGGCGAGTGCTAGTTTACAGTTGGCTATTTTGAGTGGTTCTTCATGGCTCTTCCGTCACCCAAAATGTTAGACTTCCGATTTTGTTACCGAAATCGCAGATACTCGATACTTCCAGCTGCCAAATACGACGTAAATAGACTTTTACAAGGTCTCCGTGTTCACGCCGGTCAGACAGCAACATCCCCATCAGACGACTCGTCGTTCCTTGGAACAAAGGTGACGCCCCGAGCAAATGACGCAGAGACGTATCAGCGGCATCGGCTTTGTCCTGACGAGAAACGCGCCTGCTCTCATATATCCGCTACCGGAGGGGTGACTTGAAGCTGGAAGTAAAACTCTTGGCTGCTGACATCATGCTACGGAGGTCACCTTTCACACCTCTGGCACCAGGGCTTGGGAGAACATTTTGAGCAAGCCAAACAGCCCCCCAAAAAGGCACAAGAGGGGCACAAGAGAAGCACGTGAGATCGAAGTGAGGGGGGTCACGGCTCCCAAAAGGCGGGAAGGTCCCCGCAACTATTGCGGTGTCGGTTTCCGTGTAACATGAGACGTGCGCCTCGCGCAGCAATCCAAGGCGTCAGATGTGCACAGCTGCCGCTGGAGCGCACAAGGTGGGCTTTTGTCGCCGCTGTTGTTGCTCTGCACTTTTACCAAAAATTGGGTGGCGATGGCCCAAGAGAGAGCCCCCCAAATATGAATGGACGTCACACGCAGATGGCCACATATGCCAACAACCTTTGTGTTTCTCACGAGGCTCCTTTGACGGGACGTTGCTGTTTTTGGGCGTGTCAGAGAAGCACAAGCGCCTGGCTGTCCAACTTGAACTCTCAACAAGCGTCCtggcaaaacatttgcttAACAAGGGAGCAGACAAAAAGCGCACCAAGCGCAATCGGCTCGACGCTCGCGCACAAACAATTCAGAGACTGGAGCGACGGCAGAGAAATTCCCTCCCAGAAGGTGTGGGCTCAAACTACGCAGGCAGCTGCTTCTGGAAATAAAATCCCGCTCTGACATCAGTCCGACACGAGGAgagcgcgcgcacacaaaagCCTTAGGGAAAAAATGGCCTTTGGCTTCGGCTTTGATTGTCCCAAAACATCTGAGCCGAACCGAACCTTTCAAATGGGCCACGGCTGGGTCACTTTTGATTGGCTTGCAAGTTGTACAAGTTATTTCATTGTCAAGCCTTTTTGGGTTCAGGGTTTGTGCAAGCAAATCCGGGAGGGAGAAACGATGCAGCCCATTGCAGCATCTTGCTCTTTTCAGCTTCACATTTCCAAAGCGACCATCATGCGAGCTAtcagcaaattgtttttgcagcCCCGCAATGTCTGCTTTTCCAGTCATTCCACAGCACAGCCGCTTCTCTCATCCCATTTCCGCAAGTATGCTGCCATGAATGACACGCCTGGTCCCAAATTGCAGTTAGGGAAGCGGGACTCTGGTTTTAACGAAAACCCGGTTGGGCGGCTTCTCCGTCGGCGGCCGGCAAACTAATCCCAAAACAGACAGCTTTAGTTAGATTAGGTTGCCGTAAACCTAATTAAGACGAGGCAAAAATAAGGATAAGGGGAGTGTGGTTAGGGTAGGGGACGCTCCGGCCTCGATTTGTGTGCGGACGCTAAAAGCCGGCTTCGGTTACACGTCGCTTTTGACCGACGTCTACGCAAGCGCTCACGGCTCACCAGAAGGCAGGTAGGAAAAGTCACCACATGTTGTCCGTCATGTCGTTACGTTTGCATTCAGGCTGGGAGAAGCATCGTCTGCATGCTTTTTGATTTTGGGAggcacattttcaacattagGGCTATTTTATGCTAGCTCTGCTCTATTTGCTTCACGACAACAAGCGAGTCCAGATTTCTGTCCAATCCCCCCCTTCTGTATTCCATGGATAATAGTCATTAATCGCCATTAATAGCATTACTGAATAAATCCACTTGAACTGACATTTAATGAGATGTTACTGCTGATCGcgagtacaaaaaaaataaaaaatcaagcCAGACGTGACTCAAAGTCTTTGGGAGTCCGAGGAAATATTTTGGCAGCTTGTGGTTCGGATGGCGCCAAAGAAACCTCTattgtcaaaaaacaaaatacgtaCCGCGCCGCTGAGGCTCTTGAGAGACAAGGCAGCTCTGCGCTCAATCTAATTACACAttacagaatatatatatatatatatcccaGGTTGTTCCCCCAGGTGTTATCGTTAGCTAATGTGGGAAACGCAGGGTGCAAACATACAACAAACTGCTACTGCATACATAAACTAACATTAAACTTCCAGTTCAAACAAGTCATACGCCGGTGACAGAAACTATGAGAGTCGGGCAGCAGTCTTCGTGACTCCAAAAGATGAACGTACAAATGACGCAGTACAGTGGCGGCCAAACTGTAGTGGAGGATTCAAA
The sequence above is drawn from the Syngnathus acus chromosome 14, fSynAcu1.2, whole genome shotgun sequence genome and encodes:
- the LOC119133919 gene encoding cell surface glycoprotein MUC18-like isoform X9, translated to MLFSPTGVSECLREWGDLEKDYQHIQDTHRLYRVKLEEVTKLQSRCTSAIARHRKKLKELSSSLVRCEAEQLGRKLSPVEADSVADIRAAADERARAFSEMEAFLPKPNGLYLTLVLGNVNVTLLNKQSNYRALDALFNFLLVWYYCTLTIRESILINNGSRIRGWWVFHHYVSTFLSGVMLTWPEGILYQMFRHQFLSYCLYQSFVQFLQYYYQSGCLYRLRALGERHNMDLTVVCARVEVSMQETVEVYLGDSAHIPCQYNFSQADSLPEFVMFQWFVKDRVSSSRMRIYYVDENDDVADEGTEFSARIRVAVDQRATRLTVQEVQLSDERDFICQVNGVSAGAAESKTRLRVFAPPEAPLIQGVRAGISVNAEAPSEVATCEARNGFPKANIRWYKDKMPLVPSVGSVNVRTVYTVESSGLYSVRSTLEYRVLKEDKDANFSCEVSFLVPSAIRTVESAAVGVTIHYPATMVELWRESPKGLIKEGDTVLLRCHGDGNPSPTFNFSRERELGAEEDLDSNGNVLMLWAVSRADRGLYRCQPQDSTKLKGEVELKVHYLDPAVVVPKEAEAMFKGEDLTASCNALSSLKTSTAWYKQGGQIVGVGNTLRLQDATYETAGEFVCEVSVPDLPTLHTSGSIHIVVHGAPQLVGEEREVHLDEALGRTLNLSCEARGHPAPSIEWIFDGGPVTRRCFCFCRNSSGPLTCALPPQMWREVLSESGDHATRSVVSVAVNSDIGVACNASNRFGADVRAFSIKAVPLVTSGVPFSSAEGGRVIIVVVIPCLLLLAVLGSALYFLHKKGKIPCGRSGKQDISSQEKSAKDDIVLEMKNNAEAKTEDTVLLKTVNVDKNGTNGQ
- the LOC119133919 gene encoding cell surface glycoprotein MUC18-like isoform X3, encoding MLFSPTGVSECLREWGDLEKDYQHIQDTHRLYRVKLEEVTKLQSRCTSAIARHRKKLKELSSSLVRCEAEQLGRKLSPVEADSVADIRAAADERARAFSEMEAFLPKPNGLYLTLVLGNVNVTLLNKQSKFAYKDEYEKFKLILTVILFLFSFTCCFLFSYRALDALFNFLLVWYYCTLTIRESILINNGSRIRGWWVFHHYVSTFLSGVMLTWPEGILYQMFRHQFLSYCLYQSFVQFLQYYYQSGCLYRLRALGERHNMDLTVVCARVEVSMQETVEVYLGDSAHIPCQYNFSQADSLPEFVMFQWFVKDRVSSSRMRIYYVDENDDVADEGTEFSARIRVAVDQRATRLTVQEVQLSDERDFICQVNGVSAGAAESKTRLRVFAPPEAPLIQGVRAGISVNAEAPSEVATCEARNGFPKANIRWYKDKMPLVPSVGSVNVRTVYTVESSGLYSVRSTLEYRVLKEDKDANFSCEVSFLVPSAIRTVESAAVGVTIHYPATMVELWRESPKGLIKEGDTVLLRCHGDGNPSPTFNFSRERELGAEEDLDSNGNVLMLWAVSRADRGLYRCQPQDSTKLKGEVELKVHYLDPAVVVPKEAEAMFKGEDLTASCNALSSLKTSTAWYKQGGQIVGVGNTLRLQDATYETAGEFVCEVSVPDLPTLHTSGSIHIVVHGAPQLVGEEREVHLDEALGRTLNLSCEARGHPAPSIEWIFDGGPVTRRCFCFCRNSSGPLTCALPPQMWREVLSESGDHATRSVVSVAVNSDIGVACNASNRFGADVRAFSIKAVPLVTSGVPFSSAEGGRVIIVVVIPCLLLLAVLGSALYFLHKKGKIPCGRSGKQDISQEKSAKDDIVLEMKNNAEAKTEDTVLLKTVNVDKNGTNGQ
- the LOC119133919 gene encoding cell surface glycoprotein MUC18-like isoform X2, producing MLFSPTGVSECLREWGDLEKDYQHIQDTHRLYRVKLEEVTKLQSRCTSAIARHRKKLKELSSSLVRCEAEQLGRKLSPVEADSVADIRAAADERARAFSEMEAFLPKPNGLYLTLVLGNVNVTLLNKQSKFAYKDEYEKFKLILTVILFLFSFTCCFLFSYRALDALFNFLLVWYYCTLTIRESILINNGSRIRGWWVFHHYVSTFLSGVMLTWPEGILYQMFRHQFLSYCLYQSFVQFLQYYYQSGCLYRLRALGERHNMDLTVVCARVEVSMQETVEVYLGDSAHIPCQYNFSQADSLPEFVMFQWFVKDRVSSSRMRIYYVDENDDVADEGTEFSARIRVAVDQRATRLTVQEVQLSDERDFICQVNGVSAGAAESKTRLRVFAPPEAPLIQGVRAGISVNAEAPSEVATCEARNGFPKANIRWYKDKMPLVPSVGSVNVRTVYTVESSGLYSVRSTLEYRVLKEDKDANFSCEVSFLVPSAIRTVESAAVGVTIHYPATMVELWRESPKGLIKEGDTVLLRCHGDGNPSPTFNFSRERELGAEEDLDSNGNVLMLWAVSRADRGLYRCQPQDSTKLKGEVELKVHYLDPAVVVPKEAEAMFKGEDLTASCNALSSLKTSTAWYKGGQIVGVGNTLRLQDATYETAGEFVCEVSVPDLPTLHTSGSIHIVVHGAPQLVGEEREVHLDEALGRTLNLSCEARGHPAPSIEWIFDGGPVTRRCFCFCRNSSGPLTCALPPQMWREVLSESGDHATRSVVSVAVNSDIGVACNASNRFGADVRAFSIKAVPLVTSGVPFSSAEGGRVIIVVVIPCLLLLAVLGSALYFLHKKGKIPCGRSGKQDISSQEKSAKDDIVLEMKNNAEAKTEDTVLLKTVNVDKNGTNGQ
- the LOC119133919 gene encoding cell surface glycoprotein MUC18-like isoform X4 → MLFSPTGVSECLREWGDLEKDYQHIQDTHRLYRVKLEEVTKLQSRCTSAIARHRKKLKELSSSLVRCEAEQLGRKLSPVEADSVADIRAAADERARAFSEMEAFLPKPNGLYLTLVLGNVNVTLLNKQSKFAYKDEYEKFKLILTVILFLFSFTCCFLFSYRALDALFNFLLVWYYCTLTIRESILINNGSRIRGWWVFHHYVSTFLSGVMLTWPEGILYQMFRHQFLSYCLYQSFVQFLQYYYQSGCLYRLRALGERHNMDLTVVCARVEVSMQETVEVYLGDSAHIPCQYNFSQADSLPEFVMFQWFVKDRVSSSRMRIYYVDENDDVADEGTEFSARIRVAVDQRATRLTVQEVQLSDERDFICQVNGVSAGAAESKTRLRVFAPPEAPLIQGVRAGISVNAEAPSEVATCEARNGFPKANIRWYKDKMPLVPSVGSKPRRRWRVVICSAPSLSTLEYRVLKEDKDANFSCEVSFLVPSAIRTVESAAVGVTIHYPATMVELWRESPKGLIKEGDTVLLRCHGDGNPSPTFNFSRERELGAEEDLDSNGNVLMLWAVSRADRGLYRCQPQDSTKLKGEVELKVHYLDPAVVVPKEAEAMFKGEDLTASCNALSSLKTSTAWYKQGGQIVGVGNTLRLQDATYETAGEFVCEVSVPDLPTLHTSGSIHIVVHGAPQLVGEEREVHLDEALGRTLNLSCEARGHPAPSIEWIFDGGPVTRRCFCFCRNSSGPLTCALPPQMWREVLSESGDHATRSVVSVAVNSDIGVACNASNRFGADVRAFSIKAVPLVTSGVPFSSAEGGRVIIVVVIPCLLLLAVLGSALYFLHKKGKIPCGRSGKQDISSQEKSAKDDIVLEMKNNAEAKTEDTVLLKTVNVDKNGTNGQ